The window ACCCCACCACCGACCCCGGCGTGGTGGTGGTGCCGCAGTCCAACGGTATGTTTGGCGCACTCATGACCTTTGGCGACCACAAAGGCTTTGGCATGGCCATGGCCTGCGAGCTGCTGGGCGGTGCGCTGACGGGCAGTGGCACCTGGCACCGCGAGGCCGACCACCAACGCGCAGTACTCAACGGCATGCTGACCATGCTGATCGACCCCGTGCGCTTGGGCACACAAGCCCTATTTGAACAAGAAGCCTTGGCCTTTGCCGACTGGCTGCGCCAAAGCCCCGATGCACCCGGCAGCGAGGGCGTGAAACTGGCGGGCGAGCCCGAGCGCACCGCACGCGCCGAACGCGAGCAATCGGGCATCTGGATCGACGACACGACCTGGGCCGAAATTGAAGCATCAGAGAAAAAGCTGACCGAACGATGAACATTGACTGACCGCGACCTTCCCCGTTGGGACGCACACCCTTAGACACCCATGCACCTCTCAGCCCTCACCCTGGCATCGCTGCCCGCTGACATCCACACCCCGATTTATGACCGCCGCCGCCATGCCCCGGGTGTGGTGCACCTGGGTTTGGGCGCTTTTCACCGGGCCCACCAAGCCATGGTGTTTGACCATCTGCTGACCACGGGCGACACACGTTGGGGCATACACGGCGTGGGCATGACTCGGCCCGACTTGGTGAATCTGCTGCGTGCGCAAGACGGCCTGTACGCTGTGCGCGTGGCCGATGGCTCGGGTGTGAAGTGGCAAGTGCCCGGCGCACTGTGGCGCATGAATGTGGCCGCCACTGAACGCGAAACGGTCGTGCAAGCCATCGCCGCGCCCGCCACGCGCTGGGTCACCCTCACCGTCACAGAAAAAGGCTATACCCCCGCTTTGGGCCAGCTGCTGCTGGACGGCCTGCGCCTGCGCCAGCAAAGCGGCTTGCCCGGCATCACCGTGGCCTCGTGTGACAACCTGCAAGGCAATGGCCACAAGCTGCTGGCTTTGGTCAAAGCCGCCGCTACGCCTCAGGACGCAGCGTTGCTGCGCTGGCTGGACACGCACTGCACCTTTCCTTGCAGCATGGTCGACCGCATCGTGCCCGCCGCCACCGCCGAAGTGCTGGCCGCCGCCAGCCAAGCGCTGGGCCTGCGCGACGACGCATCGCTCAGCACCGAAGGCTTTTGGGAGTGGGTGATCGAAGACCGCTTTGCGGACCCGTCTGACGCCACCTTGCTGCAAAGCGCTGGTGTGCGTGTGACGGGTGATGTGCACAGCTACGAAGAAGCCAAGCTGCGCATGCTCAACGGCAGCCACACAGCCATGGCGCTCATGGGTGCCATCACGGGCAGGCCCTTCATTGCCAGCTGCATTGGGGTGCCACACATCCGCACTTTTGTGCACCAACTGATGGGCCAAGAAGTCGCACCGCACCTCTCCCGCAGCGACTGGACCGATTACCGCGACGCCCTGATCGCCCGATTTGGCAACCCGTATTTGAAGCACAGCGTGCACCAGATCGCCACCGACAGCTCGCAAAAAATCCCGCAGCGCTGGCCACCTTCTGTGCTGGGGCAAATCGCCCATGGCGCTTCGTTTGAACACCACGCCCTGGCGGCTGCCGTGTTCGTGCGCTACACATTGGCCGTCGACGAAAGCGGCCAAGCCTATGCCCTGAACGACCCCCAAGCCGAAAGCTTGATGGCGATGGGCGCAGCCCAGCACACCGAACCCGAGGCCTGCGTGCGTGCCCTGCTGGGCCGCGAAGACCTGTGGGGCAGCGCCTTGCCCCACCACGCTGCCTGGATTGCCCGCGTCATTCACTGGCACCAACACATCCTGCAGCACGGTGTGGACCACGCCGTTCAGCAACTGGCCGGGGCCTGAGCCATGAAAATCACCGCCGCCCGCGTCATCGTGTGTTCCCCCGGCCGCAACTTTGTCACCCTCAAAATCGAGACCGACCAAGGTGTATACGGCGTGGGCGATGCCACGCTCAACGGCCGTGAGCTGGCCGTGGTCAGCTACCTTGAGGACCATGTCGTCCCCTGCCTGATCGGGCGCGACCCGCAGCAGATCGAGGACATCTGGCAGTACCTCTACAGAGGCGCTTACTGGCGGCGCGGCCCGGTGACCATGAGCGCGATTGCCGCCGTGGACACCGCGCTGTGGGACATCAAGGCCAAGATGGCCAACATGCCGCTGTACCAGTTGCTGGGCGGACGCAGCCGTACCGGGGTGATGGTCTACGGCCACGCCAACGGCCGCGACACCGCCGAGACGGTGGACGAAGTTTTGCGCCACCAAGAAGAAGGCTACTTGGCCATCCGCGCCCAAAGCGGCGTGCCGGGCCTGAACAAGGTCTATGGCGTGAGCGGCACCAAGCGCCTGTACGAGCCCGCCGACGGCAACTTGCCCAGCGAACACGACTGGAGCACCGAAAAGTACCTGCGTCATACCCCCGGCCTGTTCGAAGCCGTGCGCGAAGCTGTGGGCCCTGACATCCATTTGCTGCACGACGTGCACCACCGCCTGACGCCCATCGAAGCGGGCCAGCTGGGCAAGGCGCTGGAGCCGATGCGCCTGTTCTGGATGGAAGACCCAACGCCCGCCGAAAACCAAGACGCCTTCCTGTGGATACGCCACCACACCACCACACCGATCGCGGTCGGCGAAATTTTCAACAGCATCTGGGACTGCAAGACCCTGATCGAAAAACAGCTGATCGATTACATCCGCACCACCGTGGTCCACGCGGGCGGCATCACGCACCTGCGGCGCATCGCCGACTTGGCCAGCCTCTACCAAGTGCGCACCGGCTGCCACGGCGCGACCGACCTGTCCCCCGTGTGCATGGGCGCGGCACTGCACTTTGACACCTGGGTGCCCAACTTTGGGGTGCAAGAGTTCATGCCCCACAGCGAAGAAATGCTCTCGGTCTTCCCGCACGATTACCGCTTTGAGCGCGGCATGATGCACTGCGGCGAGTCACCCGGCCACGGGGTCGACATCGACGAGAAGCTGGCAGCCAGGTACCCGTACCAAAGGGCTTATTTGCCGGTGAACCGGCTGCAGCATGATGGGACGCTTTGGAATTGGTGAGGAGTTTTTGACCTGTTGGGTGGTCACACACAAATTGGCTTGCCCCCCACGCGCCCCTTCAGCCCGCAGACCCCAGCGCCAGGCCCGCATGCTCGCGCAGCGGGTGAAAGTGAATCTTGGGAAAGCGCTCTTGCGCCAGGCGCACGTCATATGGGCTGGTGCACAAATACGCCAGCGTGCCTGCCGCGTCCAGCGACATGCGCTGCGGGTAGGCGTTGGTGAATTCGCGCAACTCGGCCGGGGTGTCGGCGGTGATCCAACGGGCACCAGTGTACTGGCAACCCTCCAGACGCACATCGCAGTCGTATTCGGCTTTGAGGCGGTGTTGCACCACTTCAAACTGCAGCTGGCCCACCGCGCCCAGCAGCATGGGGCCGCCGATTTCGGGCTTGAAAACCTGAATCGCGCCCTCTTCACCGAGTTGGTCCAAACCGGTTTGCAGTTGTTTGGTGCGCAGCGGGTTCTTCAGGATCACGGTCATGAAGAGTTCGGGTGCAAAGAAGGGCAGGCCGGTGAATTGCAGATTCGCGCCATCGGTGATGGTGTCGCCCAGCTGCACGCCGCCGTGGGTGGTGAAGCCGATGATGTCGCCCGCATAGGCTTCGTCGACCGCTTCGCGGCGCTGCGAAAGGAACGTGACAACACTGGTGGGGCGCAGTTCTTTGGCGGTGCGCTGCACCTTGAGCTTCATGCCGGGGGTGTATTTGCCCGACGCCATGCGCACAAAGGCGATGCGGTCGCGGTGGTTGGCGTCCATATTGGCCTGGACCTTGAACACCACGCCCGAGAACGCGCTGTCTTCGGGCTGGATTTCTTTGACCACGGGCTGCTTGTTGACCAGCAGGTTGCTGGTG is drawn from Limnohabitans sp. 63ED37-2 and contains these coding sequences:
- a CDS encoding mannitol dehydrogenase family protein; translation: MHLSALTLASLPADIHTPIYDRRRHAPGVVHLGLGAFHRAHQAMVFDHLLTTGDTRWGIHGVGMTRPDLVNLLRAQDGLYAVRVADGSGVKWQVPGALWRMNVAATERETVVQAIAAPATRWVTLTVTEKGYTPALGQLLLDGLRLRQQSGLPGITVASCDNLQGNGHKLLALVKAAATPQDAALLRWLDTHCTFPCSMVDRIVPAATAEVLAAASQALGLRDDASLSTEGFWEWVIEDRFADPSDATLLQSAGVRVTGDVHSYEEAKLRMLNGSHTAMALMGAITGRPFIASCIGVPHIRTFVHQLMGQEVAPHLSRSDWTDYRDALIARFGNPYLKHSVHQIATDSSQKIPQRWPPSVLGQIAHGASFEHHALAAAVFVRYTLAVDESGQAYALNDPQAESLMAMGAAQHTEPEACVRALLGREDLWGSALPHHAAWIARVIHWHQHILQHGVDHAVQQLAGA
- the manD gene encoding D-mannonate dehydratase ManD; its protein translation is MKITAARVIVCSPGRNFVTLKIETDQGVYGVGDATLNGRELAVVSYLEDHVVPCLIGRDPQQIEDIWQYLYRGAYWRRGPVTMSAIAAVDTALWDIKAKMANMPLYQLLGGRSRTGVMVYGHANGRDTAETVDEVLRHQEEGYLAIRAQSGVPGLNKVYGVSGTKRLYEPADGNLPSEHDWSTEKYLRHTPGLFEAVREAVGPDIHLLHDVHHRLTPIEAGQLGKALEPMRLFWMEDPTPAENQDAFLWIRHHTTTPIAVGEIFNSIWDCKTLIEKQLIDYIRTTVVHAGGITHLRRIADLASLYQVRTGCHGATDLSPVCMGAALHFDTWVPNFGVQEFMPHSEEMLSVFPHDYRFERGMMHCGESPGHGVDIDEKLAARYPYQRAYLPVNRLQHDGTLWNW